In a genomic window of Trichoderma atroviride chromosome 4, complete sequence:
- a CDS encoding putative NRPS-like protein biosynthetic cluster (antiSMASH:Cluster_4.5~SMCOG1002:AMP-dependent synthetase and ligase), with translation MAERFGLSDQDRFTMLSGIAHDPIQRDIFTPLFLGAKIIIPPVDAIAYELLAEWMKENSVTVTHLTPAMGQILVGGATAQIPSLRNAFFVGDLLTKKDVNKLRNLAPNTSVINLYGSTESQRAVSYFEIPSRAREPLILDTLPDIIPVGQGMQNVQLLVVDRDDRSRLCQVGEQGELFIRAAGLSEGYLGDDEKTASLNSSKFLLNWFVDPTIWAQQENGTSAAEAYKPWGYKGPRDRLYRTGDLGRRREDGSVECTGRIDSQVKIRGFRIELGEIDTHLSQHPFVRENVTLVRRDKDEEHTLVTYFVPETKRWFQHVQKESGQLEPESQDESMGQMLRKFKSLSEDCKKYLATKVPKYAVPSLFIPLARMPLNPNGKIDRPALPFPDAADLSFLAKRRASSVSVNLTPTQTRLALIWASVLPNTSARMFRPSSNFFEEGGHSILAQQMFFSLTKEWKDINLPIKVIFQSQTLEALAAEIDRAQDPIGLRLDAMPLDGDKNVEDEAYATDARDLTNKIPKSIPTAGAVTSPRVLLTGATGFLGSYIVRELLEGPTKANVIALVRAKDQADGLVRLEKVMKAYGLWSQEWVTSSRLEVVVGDFGRPQLGLSQDIWARLSTEVDAIIHNGAQVNWMLPYSSLRSANVLSTLACIQLCATGKAKRLAFVSSTSTLDNDHYVEISKKAGAVMEADDLEGSRKGLATGYGQSKWASELLVREAGLRGLAGAVIRPGYITADPASGISVTDDFLVRLWKGSLQVGGRPDITNTLNAVPVTQVSRIVVSSAFHLSTATGQSIAVAQVTSHPRLTLNDWIGALEVYGYEAPIMPYPEWSARIKEYVSDDTKEEPHALLPLFHFVVGDLPGNSIAPELDDANALAALKLYEEESNVSHAVDVESLGTYLAYLVAIGFLPPPTGGGKTALPKLDLAASQISAASSFGGRSAKP, from the exons ATGGCAGAAAGATTTGGCCTCTCAGATCAAGACAGGTTCACGATGCTTTCTGGAATTGCCCACGACCCAATCCAG AGAGATATCTTCACACCACTTTTTCTTGGAGCCAAAATTATCATCCCACCGGTAGATGCGATTGCTTACGAGCTCCTGGCCGAATGGATGAAGGAGAACAGTGTAACTGTTACCCACCTGACCCCCGCGATGGGCCAGATTCTTGTTGGAGGCGCTACCGCTCAGATCCCCTCTCTTCGAAATGCCTTCTTTGTGGGCGATTTATTAACGAAGAAGGACGTGAACAAGCTGCGCAATCTTGCGCCCAACACCAGTGTCATCAATCTTTATGGATCGACAGAATCACAACGGGCGGTATCCTACTTTGAGATTCCAAGCAGGGCACGGGAGCCCCTAATCCTGGATACCTTGCCAGATATCATCCCGGTTGGCCAGGGCATGCAGAATGTTCAGCTATTGGTCGTAGATCGCGACGATCGGTCTCGACTGTGCCAAGTTGGCGAGCAAGGAGAGCTCTTCATTCGAGCAGCCGGTCTTTCAGAGGGATACCTGGGAGATGACGAAAAGACCGCGTCTCTAAACAGCTCCAAGTTCCTTCTCAACTGGTTTGTCGACCCGACCATCTGGGCTCAGCAGGAAAATGGTACGAGTGCCGCCGAGGCTTACAAGCCATGGGGCTACAAGGGACCGCGAGATCGCCTGTACAGAACCGGTGACCTTGGCCGGCGCCGTGAAGATGGAAGTGTAGAGTGCACAGGAAGAATTGATTCTCAGGTCAAGATCCGCGGTTTCCGCATCGAGCTGGGAGAAATCGATACACATCTTTCACAGCATCCCTTTGTTCGCGAAAACGTCACTCTAGTCCGGAGAGACAAGGACGAAGAGCATACACTCGTCACATATTTTGTCCCGGAGACAAAGCGCTGGTTCCAGCACGTTCAAAAGGAAAGTGGTCAACTGGAGCCGGAGTCACAAGATGAGTCGATGGGTCAAATGCTTCGAAAGTTCAAGTCGCTTTCTGAAGACTGCAAGAAGTATCTCGCTACCAAGGTCCCCAAATATGCCGTTCCTAGCCTCTTTATTCCTCTGGCTCGGATGCCATTGA ATCCTAATGGAAAGATTGATAGACCTGCACTTCCGTTCCCTGACGCTGCGGATCTCAGCTTCCTAGCGAAGCGACGAGCCTCGTCCGTATCTGTCAACTTGACACCTACGCAGACTCGCCTAGCTTTAATCTGGGCATCTGTGCTTCCAAACACCTCAGCAAGAATGTTTAGACCGAGCTCCAACTTTTTTGAAGAAGGAGGACATTCTATTCTTGCACAGCAAATGTTTTTCAGCCTTACCAAGGAATGGAAGGACATCAACCTGCCGATCAAGGTGATATTCCAATCTCAGACTCTCGAGGCTCTTGCTGCAGAGATCGACCGTGCTCAGGATCCCATCGGCCTGCGCCTGGATGCCATGCCCCTTGATGGAGACAAGAatgtcgaggacgaggcgTATGCCACCGACGCAAGAGACCTCACAAACAAAATCCCCAAGTCTATTCCCACAGCAGGTGCAGTCACCTCACCTCGTGTTCTTCTAACCGGCGCCACTGGTTTCCTAGGCTCATATATTGTGCGCGAGCTCCTTGAGGGCCCTACCAAGGCCAATGTCATCGCTCTCGTACGAGCCAAGGATCAGGCAGATGGTCTCGTTCGACTGGAAAAGGTAATGAAGGCCTATGGCTTATGGTCTCAGGAGTGGGTTACTTCTTCCAGGCTTGAAGTCGTGGTTGGAGATTTTGGCAGGCCGCAGCTTGGCCTTTCCCAGGACATTTGGGCTCGCCTTTCCACAGAAGTCGATGCTATCATCCACAACGGCGCCCAGGTCAACTGGATGTTGCCATACTCAAGTCTTCGATCAGCCAACGTGCTTAGCACACTGGCCTGCATTCAGCTTTGCGCCACGGGAAAGGCCAAGAGGCTGGCATTTGTCAGCTCAACCTCGACACTGGATAATGACCATTACGTGGAGATCTCCAAGAAGGCCGGTGCCGTAATGGAAGCAGACGACCTTGAGGGAAGCCGCAAGGGCCTTGCCACCGGATACGGACAGTCCAAGTGGGCAAGTGAGCTTCTGGTTCGTGAGGCCGGCCTTCGTGGCCTGGCTGGTGCCGTCATCCGTCCTGGTTATATCACGGCCGATCCAGCATCCGGAATTTCCGTTACAGACGACTTCCTCGTTCGACTATGGAAGGGATCATTGCAAGTCGGTGGACGCCCAGACATTACCAATACGCTCAACGCCGTGCCAGTCACGCAGGTCAGCCGTATCGTGGTGTCATCTGCGTTCCATCTCTCTACGGCGACCGGACAGTCTATAGCTGTGGCCCAAGTCACCAGCCACCCGCGTTTGACGCTCAACGACTGGATTGGCGCCCTGGAGGTCTATGGCTATGAGGCCCCCATTATGCCGTACCCAGAGTGGTCCGCAAGGATCAAGGAGTATGTCAGCGACGATACCAAGGAGGAGCCTCACGCTCTGCTGCCCCTCTTCCACTTTGTCGTTGGAGACTTGCCCGGCAACTCCATTGCGCCAGAGCTGGATGACGCCAATGCCCTGGCGGCGTTGAAGCTCTACGAAGAGGAGTCAAATGTCTCTCATGCTGTGGATGTTGAGTCGCTCGGCACGTATTTGGCGTATCTAGTTGCTATTGGATTTCTACCTCCCCCAACTGGGGGCGGCAAGACTGCATTGCCAAAGCTAGACTTGGCTGCGTCGCAGATCTCAGCTGCCAGTAGCTTTGGAGGCAGATCTGCCAAGCCGTAA
- a CDS encoding uncharacterized protein (antiSMASH:Cluster_4.5~EggNog:ENOG41), with amino-acid sequence MASQQVLFAETIAGMKKAFKRRAYESDSDSEIESFTNRGNKLKKRARFAHKGQLMPTAGPGAYKEAVDYAGVRRSIIHRNSPLVDDDGYEFDSDDDDARVEEAILSAAELDPYANIRLEHILAPLTASTDLPIHPVFSKPFTSNTLTELVKQSSRIMQKENRSLWQVRHLWTSLCGDSTWVPCSTMVGTNDIDFYIEKSTARQSQDSTKMGEEASSPANLNGETSKTDTSGVRATNESKASSEHGAAISADADMPMDDANAPEKRKTPPRQDVDMMETDDGASKEQPRAMDVKKENGKDAANGDAAKLTNGGESSTETASQGRKKGSRLPSEDVHMQDGGEAANEASHNGVEANQSYIHPMFIPPPNAALDRNLGLPDNEAEDMRKLLSLYVQKQEEVCRGAARLHLGLLRAQRLRKDVLHWSKAEAHSGPNRDMSDGEDWYDKEEWGLTEDLKKGQDEEEEDTATTGKKTRNRR; translated from the exons ATGGCGTCGCAGCAGGTGCTCTTCGCCGAGACCATCGCCGGCATGAAGAAGGCCTTCAAACGGAGGGCTTATG AATCCGATTCTGACTCCGAGATCGAAAGCTTCACCAACCGCGGCAACAAACTTAAGAAGAGGGCGCGTTTCGCACACAAGGGCCAATTGATGCCCACGGCAGGACCCGGCGCTTACAAAGAG GCCGTGGATTACGCCGGTGTGCGAAGGTCCATCATCCATCGCAATTCTCCCTtggtcgacgacgacggctaCGAATTCGAtagcgacgatgacgacgcccGCGTCGAAGAGGCCATACTCTCAGCCGCCGAGCTGGATCCGTATGCAAACATTCGCCTAGAAC ACATCCTTGCGCCGCTTACTGCCTCAACCGACCTGCCAATCCACCccgtcttctccaagccCTTCACCTCCAATACTCTGACAGAACTAGTCAAGCAGAGTTCTCGCATAATGCAAAAGGAAAACCGGTCGCTATGGCAGGTTCGACACTTGTGGACCTCTCTGTGTGGTGACTCCACTTGGGTGCCGTGTTCAACCATGGTCGGCACGAACGATATCGATTTTTATATTGAAAAAAGCACTGCTCGCCAGTCTCAAGATTCCACAAAGATGGGCGAGGAGGCGTCTTCACCTGCCAATCTAAATGGCGAGACCAGCAAAACCGATACCTCTGGAGTTCGGGCGACAAACGAATCAAAAGCATCGAGTGAACACGGCGCTGCCATCTCGGCAGACGCCGATATGCCCATGGACGATGCTAATGCaccagagaagaggaagacacCTCCCAGGCAAGATGTGGATATGATGGAAACAGACGACGGAGCTTCCAAAGAACAACCTAGAGCAATGGAcgtgaagaaggaaaatggTAAAGACGCAGCCAATGGAGATGCAGCGAAACTTACAAATGGCGGAGAGTCATCGACTGAAACTGCGAGTCAAGGTCGTAAGAAGGGAAGCCGTCTGCCCAGCGAAGACGTGCATATGCAAGATGGTGGTGAAGCAGCAAACGAAGCCTCCCATAATGGCGTCGAGGCCAACCAGTCCTATATCCACCCAATGTTCATACCTCCCCCAAATGCCGCGCTCGACCGAAACCTTGGCTTACCCGACAACGAAGCCGAAGACATGAGGAAGCTTTTATCCCTATACGtgcagaagcaagaagaggTCTGTCGAGGAGCTGCCAGGCTTCACCTGGGCTTGCTAAGAGCTCAAAGGCTTCGCAAAGACGTGCTGCATTGGTCGAAAGCAGAGGCACACTCTGGACCAAACCGAGACATGTCAGATGGCGAAGACTGGTACGACAAGGAAGAATGGGGCCTGACAGAGGACCTCAAGAAGGgccaagacgaggaagaggaagatacTGCCACTAcagggaagaagacgagaaacaGGCGATAA
- a CDS encoding uncharacterized protein (antiSMASH:Cluster_4.5) has product MQPVLAPSVPQDHQPILYAAARLPLQRIDEAKKPSKNGLIKVVPLPSLEAKKKSKKGQEPLPALKSLSRVMSPRRPPNFANLSQNKVGPLSPSMPQTPLVKGGHQSKSFVKLFARLPMLAIV; this is encoded by the coding sequence ATGCAGCCAGTCTTGGCCCCATCAGTGCCACAGGATCATCAGCCAATCCTTTATGCAGCTGCACGGTTACCGCTCCAGAGGATTGACGAGGcgaaaaagccaagcaaaaaTGGCTTGATTAAAGTTGTTCCTCTTCCCTCGCTAGaagccaaaaagaaaagtaagaAAGGCCAAGAACCGCTACCCGCTTTAAAATCCCTGTCGCGAGTCATGTCTCCAAGAAGGCCCCCCAACTTTGCCAACCTCTCCCAAAACAAGGTTGGCCCGCTTTCCCCGTCAATGCCCCAGACTCCGCTCGTCAAAGGCGGGCACCAAAGCAAGTCGTTTGTAAAACTCTTTGCAAGATTGCCGATGCTTGCCATAGTTTAG
- a CDS encoding uncharacterized protein (antiSMASH:Cluster_4.5~TransMembrane:11 (i84-103o123-144i165-193o199-217i229-251o274-293i351-376o396-421i442-464o470-489i528-554o)) gives MDRISNTPGGDASAADDSIGAQASPPAVSFQGKNADSKDQSAHIAAGIMLASVGDDQDRNSVTTSNGRGSRTGDGTRLARLKHVLITFGRFVGPGFMVSVAYIDPGNYSTDIAAGSSYRFKLLFVVLLSNLFAILLQSLAIQLGTVTGLDLAEACRAYLPRWLNYFLYALAEVAIIATDIAEVIGTAIALNLLIPKLPLVAGCALSILDVMAILIFYRPDGSMKGLRIFEFFVLFLVMGVVVCFCIQLSLIKHTSVGEVFKGYLPSSAIVQSNGLYQACGILGATVMPHSLYLGSGIVKPRLRDYDARHGLMPQDPVSAASSTIDESYDKVVYIPSLAAIKHSLKYSIAELSLSLFTFALFVNSAILIVAGASLYGNPDALTADIFGIHRLLSNSISSGAGTIFALALLLSGISAGIVCTIAGQMVSEGALRWKMKPWLRRLMTRSISITPSIIIAGAVGQVGLDKALNASQVVLSTVLPFVTFPLIYFTARSRYMTVQPGRARLQFESRGEDGEAVREPGIDMSNGWILIIVSALVWLLIAVMNVANLVLLGLGNS, from the exons ATGGACAGGATATCAAACACTCCAGGCGGCGACGCCAGTGCCGCAGACGACTCAATTGGCGCTCAAGCATCGCCGCCAGCAGTTTCGTTCCAAGGAAAGAACGCCGACAGCAAAGATCAGAGCGCGCACATCGCCGCAGGCATCATGCTTGCGTCGGTTGGCGACGACCAGGATCGCAACTCTGTCACGACATCAAACGGGCGGGGTTCGAGGACAGGGGACGGGACGCGGCTCGCGAGGCTGAAGCATGTCTTGATCACGTTTGGCAGGTTCGTGGGGCCTGGGTTCATGGTGTCTGTTGCGTACA TCGATCCTGGAAACTACTCCACCGACATCGCTGCGGGCTCCTCCTACCGCTTCAAGCTCCTGTTCGTCGTCCTGCTGAGCAATCTCTTTGCCATCCTCCTACAGAGCCTCGCCATTCAGCTTGGTACTGTCACTGGTCTGGATCTCGCAGAGGCATGTCGCGCCTATCTGCCGCGATGGCTCAACTACTTCCTCTACGCGCTGGCAGAAGTGGCCATCATCGCTACTGACATTGCCGAG GTCATTGGAACGGCCATTGCGCTGAACCTCCTTATCCCCAAACTTCCTCTTGTTGCGGGCTGCgccctctccatcctcgacgTCATGGCCATCCTCATCTTTTACCGCCCAGACGGCTCCATGAAAGGCCTCCGCATCTTTGAgttcttcgtcctcttcttggTCATgggcgtcgtcgtctgctTTTGCATCCAGCTCTCGCTGATCAAGCACACCAGCGTCGGGGAGGTCTTCAAGGGCTATCTCCCCTCCAGCGCCATTGTCCAATCCAATGGCTTGTACCAGGCCTGCGGCATTCTCGGGGCCACTGTGATGCCCCACAGCTTATACCTTGGGTCGGGCATCGTCAAGCCCCGGCTGAGGGACTATGATGCGAGACACGGCCTCATGCCCCAGGATCCCGTGTCGGCAGCGTCGTCGACCATTGATGAGAGCTACGATAAGGTCGTGTACATTCCGTCTCTCGCAGCGATCAAGCACTCGCTCAAATATTCCATTGCCGAGCTCTCGCTGTCGCTCTTCACCTTTGCGCTCTTTGTAAACTCGGCCATCCTCATCGTTGCTGGCGCCTCACTATACGGGAATCCCGACGCCCTCACCGCAGACATTTTCGGCATTCATCGTCTGCTCTCCAACAGCATCTCGTCTGGGGCCGGAACCATCTTTGCCCTGGCTCTCTTACTCTCGGGTATTTCAGCCGGCATCGTGTGCACCATTGCGGGCCAGATGGTCAGCGAGGGCGCTCTGcgatggaagatgaagccTTGGCTGCGACGCCTCATGACGAGGTCCATCAGCATCACcccttccatcatcatcgccggaGCAGTTGGACAGGTGGGCCTGGACAAGGCCCTCAACGCCTCGCAGGTGGTTCTCAGCACGGTGCTGCCCTTTGTCACATTCCCGCTCATCTACTTCACTGCGCGATCCCGGTACATGACAGTGCAGCCGGGCCGAGCTCGGCTTCAATTTGAATCAAggggagaagacggagaggCGGTTCGCGAGCCAGGGATAGACATGTCCAACGGCTGGATTCTCATTATTGTGAGCGCCCTTGTTTGGCTACTGATTGCGGTAATGAATGTCGCAAATTTGGTATTGTTGGGGCTGGGCAATTCATAG
- a CDS encoding uncharacterized protein (antiSMASH:Cluster_4.5), whose product MTSSNGILVHAAAQAARQASVPVAVHLDHCQDEEMVKEACLLPFDSIMVDMSHHSKEENLAKTKELVAYCHAHGKATEAEPGRIEGGEDGVSDTLDLAGLMTSAEEAQQFVDAGVDLLAPAFGNVHGEYGPRGIVLDFERLEQVNKITGANNVLIALHGVTGYSDALLQQLIAAGVRKINVNKDILAGYYAHLEQKVNKIPFTQVVDEAVEKVAEALARQMDAVGSSGKA is encoded by the exons ATGACATCCTCCAACGGCATCCTAGTCCACGCCGCGGCCCAGGCCGCCCGCCAAGCCTCTGTCCCCGTGGCAGTGCACCTCGACCActgccaagatgaagaaatggTCAAGGAGGCGTGTCTGCTGCCGTTCGACTCCATCATGGTAGACATGTCGCATCACTCAAAGGAGGAAAACCTCGCCAAGACAAAGGAGCTGGTTGCTTACTGCCATGCACACGGCAAGGCAACGGAGGCAGAGCCGGGGAGGATCGAGGGCGGCGAAGACGGCGTGTCGGACACGCTTGACTTGGCTGGACTCATGACGAGTGCTGAGGAGGCGCAGCAGTTTGTGGATGCGGGAGTGGACTTGCTTGCCCCGGCGTTTGGAAACGTTCATGGAGAGTATGGCCCACGAGGCATTGTTCTAGATTTCGAAAG GCTCGAACAAGTCAACAAAATCACAGGAGCCAACAACGTCCTCATTGCCTTGCATGGTGTGACGGGCTACTCTGACGCTCTCCTTCAACAGCTGATTGCGGCTGGCGTGCGGAAAATCAACGTAAACAAGGATATTCTCGCGGGATACTATGCGCATTTGGAGCAAAAAGTGAACAAGATTCCATTCACACAAGTAGTTGACGAGGCAGTGGAAAAAGTAGCAGAAGCTTTGGCAAGGCAAATGGATGCGGTTGGCTCCAGTGGAAAGGCGTAG
- a CDS encoding uncharacterized protein (antiSMASH:Cluster_4.5~SMCOG1038:phenylalanine-specific permease~TransMembrane:12 (i83-102o108-128i162-183o189-211i223-241o266-286i307-326o362-383i404-424o436-457i478-504o516-537i)) — translation MSRRASSGDSPPSVGAEEKDNYGQESKAVQDTAVVRQSDYVNSYDEEDFWTRNGLNARSFQKKHYGLGLVELDRAMKTRHLQMIAIGGSIGAGFFVGSGGALSKGGPASVLICFLLVGFMVFNVVYALGELAIMYPVSGGFYTYATRFIDPSFGFAVGWNYFFLWFVVLPLELTVCSLVIQYWNQDISVGVWITIFWVAIIIINVFGSIGYAEEEFWSSVIKLAATVVFMIISFVLVLGGGPSRGKYSEYVGAHYWHDPGAFRNGFRGFCSVFVTAAFSFTGTELVGLAAAESRNPVKSLPSSIKQVFWRITLFYVLGLFFVGLLVPSDDPRLLSSAAYTDVKASPFVLVGLYAGLTGFDHFMNAVILISVISIGVSSVYGGSRTLTAMAQQGYAPKVFTYIDRSGRCLPSTIVMLLTGALAYINLNASGPTVFNWLQALSGLAVLFAWAAICLAHIRFRAAWKYHGHSLDEIPFRAIFGVAGSWIGLFICFIVFAAQFFTAIAPPGQHGLNDAEGFFQSYLALPIVLAFWVAGYIWKRTGWLKLEQIDVDTGRRDLNWDEIRAYREHVAAMPSWKRIYYHLFQ, via the exons ATGTCCCGGCGGGCTAGCTCGGGCGACTCACCACCGTCGGTGGGTGCAGAGGAAAAGGACAACTATGGCCAGGAATCAAAGGCCGTGCAGGACACGGCTGTGGTGCGCCAGTCAGATTATGTGAATTCCTACGATGAGGAGGATTTCTGGACCAGAAATGGGCTCAACGCAAGGTCGTTCCAGAAGAAGCACTATGGCCTGGGATTGGTGGAGCTGGACCGGGCGATGAAGACTCGACACTTGCAGATGATTGCCATTGGAGGCTCTATCGGTGCCGGTTTCTTTGTTGGTTCTGGTGGTGCGCTGTCCAAAGGT GGTCCGGCTTCGGTTCTCAtctgcttcctcctcgtcggtTTCATGGTCTTCAATGTCG TCTATGCTCTTGGTGAACTTGCCATCATGTATCCCGTTTCCGGAGGTTTCTACACCTATGCCACCCGCTTCATCGACCCCTCATTCGGTTTCGCTGTCGGGTGGAATTACTTCTTCCTCTGGTTCGTCGTCTTACCGCTCGAGTTGACAGTATGCTCCCTCGTCATACAATATTGGAACCAGGATATCAGCGTCGGCGTGTGGATCACCATCTTCTGggtcgccatcatcatcatcaacgtctTTGGAAGCATCGGTTATGCCGAAGAAGAGTTCTGGTCCTCGGTCATCAAACTCGCCGCCACCGTCGTCTTCATGATCATCTCCTTTGTTCTCGTGCTCGGCGGCGGTCCTTCACGCGGCAAATACAGCGAATATGTAGGAGCGCATTATTGGCATGACCCTGGCGCGTTCCGCAATGGCTTTCGCGGCTTCTGCTCCGTCTTTGTCACAgcggccttctccttcactGGTACTGAGCTCGTcggtctcgccgcagccgagAGTCGCAACCCAGTCAAGTCACTTCCCAGCTCCATTAAGCAGGTGTTTTGGCGAATCACCTTGTTCTACGTGCTTGGTCTCTTCTTTGTTGGTCTTTTGGTTCCCTCGGACGACCCTAGACTGCTCTCCAGCGCGGCTTATACCGATGTTAAGGCATCGCCCTTTGTCCTCGTTGGACTCTATGCTGGCCTCACCGGCTTCGACCACTTCATGAACGCAGTCATCCTCATTTCCGTCATTTCCATTGGCGTTTCCAGCGTGTACGGCGGTTCGCGCACTCTAACCGCCATGGCGCAGCAGGGATACGCTCCCAAAGTCTTCACCTACATTGATCGCTCCGGCCGCTGTCTCCCGTCCACCATCGTCATGCTGCTTACTGGAGCCCTTGCCTACATCAACCTCAACGCCTCGGGACCTACTGTGTTCAACTGGCTGCAAGCACTCTCTGGACTTGCTGTTCTCTTCGCCTGGGCCGCCATCTGCCTGGCTCATATCCGTTTCCGCGCCGCGTGGAAGTATCACGGCCACTCTCTCGATGAAATCCCATTCCGAGCAATCTTTGGTGTCGCCGGATCCTGGATTGGGCTGTTCatctgcttcatcgtctttgctGCTCAG TTCTTCACTGCCATTGCTCCTCCTGGACAGCACGGCCTCAACGATGCCGAGGGCTTCTTCCAATCATATCTTGCCCTTCCCATCGTCCTTGCTTTCTGGGTAGCTGGATATATCTGGAAGCGCACTGGTTGGTTGAAGCTTGAGCAGATCGATGTTGATACTGGCCGTCGTGACCTGAACTGGGATGAGATCCGCGCGTATCGCGAGCATGTCGCTGCTATGCCTTCATGGAAACGCATCTACTATCATCTATTCCAGTAA
- a CDS encoding uncharacterized protein (antiSMASH:Cluster_4.5~TransMembrane:5 (o20-39i51-73o93-112i124-144o164-184i)) translates to MASSFSITDLVDYVDLDKKSLLISAGSIIFNPLFWNIVARQEYHNKILTRLFGGNNYTACYALAITIFSLGLVRDSLFKAALEDQPSHPLLTTLFSQVAGYALFASGMVLVVSSTWRLGITGTFLGDYCGILMDEMVTGFPFNVTSAPMYWGSTMSFLGTSLAYGKPAGIALTLLVLVVYVVALRYEDPFTAGIYAKRERERAAAKEGKKQK, encoded by the exons ATGGCGTCATCATTCAGCATCACAGACCTGGTCGACTATGTCGATCTGGACAAGAAGAGTCTGTTGA TCTCAGCAGGGTCAATCATTTTTAATCCGCTGTTCTGGAA CATTGTTGCCCGTCAAG AGTATCATAACAAGATCCTCACACGGCTATTTGGCGGTAACAACTACACCGCCTGCTATGCGCTCGCAATCACAATCTTCtcgctcggcctcgtccgcGACTCGCTGTTCAAGGCCGCCCTGGAGGACCAGCCGTCGCACCCGCTGCTGACGACGCTCTTCTCGCAAGTAGCCGGATACGCGCTCTTCGCCTCGGGCATGGTCCTCGTCGTCTCGTCGACGTGGCGGCTGGGCATCACGGGAACGTTCCTGGGCGACTACTGCGGCATCCTGATGGACGAGATGGTGACGGGCTTTCCCTTCAACGTGACCTCGGCGCCGATGTACTGGGGCTCGACGATGAGCTTTCTAGGCACTTCGCTTGCGTACGGAAAGCCGGCTGGTATTGCCTTGACGCTTCTTGTGCTGGTTGTGTATGTCGTTGCGCTGCGATATGAGGATCCGTTTACGGCTGGGATTTATGCCAAGCGTGAGCGCGAGCGGGCTGCggccaaggagggcaagaagcagaaatgA
- a CDS encoding uncharacterized protein (antiSMASH:Cluster_4.5), with protein MASPDPTIDLHWGDYRGAIHEIFAKNARAFPDRECVVETKSSQKNERSFTYRQIHEASNLLAHHFLSHGCKVGDVVMIYAYRGVELVVAYMGALKAGATVSVIDPQYPPERQTVLLDVAKPRFLVCIEKANEEFGPPSDLVLKFASDNLSLKSTIPALELLDNGELRGGFCQRQRFSRPLSIQPRGPCQCSRWTRLHSYFEFHQWFGRKTQGETPHSSRGIILS; from the exons ATGGCGTCCCCAGATCCGACAATTGATCTCCACTGGGGAGATTATCGTGGTG CAATTCATGAAATATTTGCAAAGAATGCCAGGGCTTTCCCAGACAGAGAGTGTGTTGTCGAAACCAAGAGCTCACAAAAAAATGAGCGCTCTTTTACATATCGCCAAATCCATGAGGCGTCCAACCTACTAGCTCATCACTTTCTAAGCCATGGATGCAAGGTTGGAGATGTCGTCATGATATACGCTTACCGAGG CGTTGAACTCGTGGTGGCCTACATGGGTGCTCTCAAAGCTGGCGCGACTGTCAGTGTGATTGATCCACAGTATCCTCCTGAGCGCCAAACGGTGCTATTAGATGTCGCCAAGCCTAGATTCCTGGTCTGTATCGAAAAGGCAAACGAGGAGTTTGGCCCACCTTCTGACCTCGTCCTGAAATTTGCCTCGGACAACCTGAGCCTAAAGTCTACTATTCCAGCGCTCGAGCTGTTAGACAACGGCGAGCTGAGAGGGGGGTTCTGTCAACGGCAAAGATTCTCTCGACCCCTCAGTATACAGCCGAGAGGACCCTGCCAATGTTCTCGTTGGACCCGACTCCATTCCTACTTTGAGTTTCACCAGTGGTTCGGAAGGAAGACCCAAGGTGAGACTCCTCATTCATCTAGGGGCATTATTCTGTCTTGA